A stretch of DNA from Candidatus Bathyarchaeia archaeon:
TAAACTATAATCGGGATGCACAGGGGATACTCTGAAGGGTCCTGTATGCCATGAATCTTAAACTTGCTATTGGAGATGGAAAGTCCAATTAGATCTTTCAGGACGAGAAATTCATGGTACCAGTTCCATCGCTTAATATTGCCTATTATGTATCTGGCGTCAACATCAAAGGAGGAGAGAATCTCTCTGACTGTCAGTGAGTCGTTAAGAGTGATTTCACAGTTCTCGAATAACGCATGAGCCAAGAGTACTATTATCTGATCCGCTGGGGAAGGAACATAGGCGGAAACACCGTCTACTTTCTCTTCCATCCTATTCTTCCAAATCTGAAGCCTATCGTGAAAGATGAAGCCATTCCACTCGATCTCTCTGTGGAGGTGTATTTTAGATTCAATGTCTCCATCTTTTCTAGAGAGCATAATCTTATTATCATTTGTTTCTGAGATGTGAAAATTTAAACGGCGAAGTATCTCCACCGATCTTCTAATCTCTTTTTCTCCTCCATTTGCGACCAATATGTCTATGTCGTCCAAGAAATCTTGATGTTGTTTAATAACCACGCAATTAACTTCTTCGTCCTTGAACTCTTTTAAAATCTCACTCAATGTTTTGAGTAGAATATTCCTTTTCACTTCGTGAATCTCGCAAATTTTTTTAAACCTTTCATCTCCCGTTGCCAAGTAATATCGGCGCAACAGTTTATTTTTTACCAAAAACTCGTAGCTTATCTTCTTAGGTTGAAGAAGACTAATAAACTGAGTATCCAGTTTGCGCCTGTTTAATGTATTATTGGTCACTGTAAGCTTCCTCTATTATCTTTGCGTTTCTATCAGTGAAATGCTCTTCAGAGTATCTTCTGCAGTTTTCCCTCAGCTTATTGAGATAGTCAGGGTTTTTGTAGAGGAGTAAGATTGTGTTGCGAGCCTCGTCGATGGTTGGGTTTATTAAAATCCCGACGGAGGAGTCAACCATTTCTGGTAGGCACCCTCTATTGGAGGCGATTATCGGGGTTCCGCATGCTAGTGTCTCTAAAACCACTCTGGCAAAGCCTTCTTCATATTGGGAAAGAAGTACGAACACATCCGCAGCGTTATAGTATTCTACTAGTTTATCCTCTGAAACTTTCCCAGCAAACAATATGTTCTTCTTAACCGATGCTTCCATCTTCACTTTAGTCGCAAGAGGGCCGTCGCCTACGAATAGAAAAACTATATCTTCTGCCTCAATCTTAGAGGCAATTTCAAGTAGTAAAGTTACTCCCTTCGGCTCTATGAGTCTTCCTACGAATAGAACGACGAATTTCCCTTCCAACCCTAACTCTCTTCTACAGACAGACCTATCCAATTGTTTAAAGACGTCTAAATTCACCCATTGAGGGGCAATTTTTATCTTACCTTTTGGTAAACCACCTGCCTCCAAGTCTTCCTTCGACCTTTCAGCCAGCGCGAATATGGTGTCTAGGGATGTTGATATCCACCTTACCATCCTCGCCAAGATTGGCCGCCTGTCCAGCTCATATATTGCGTGCAGGCTGAAGACGCATCTCTTAGAGAATAATTTTTTCAATAACTTCCCGATCAAGGCGGCATTCAAACCGTGGGCGTGAATAACGTCGACATCTTTTGAGTGTGTTAACATAAAGAAGAAGGAGTAGATAAGTAGGGCTGGCGTTAGGTATAAAAATTCTAAGATAGGGTAAGGCATTAACTTCGGAAATAGATTGCCGCCAATCCATGGAACCCTATGGATCTCTATATAATCCTTCCGTTCTAATCTTTTACCCTTCACTCTTGTGGTTAGAGGCTGGTAGGAAACGACAAATATCCTGTAACTCCTGCTACTCAGGTAATTGCATAAACTGTCCAGGTAGGTTTCCGCTCCACCTATGTTAGGTTTGCAGAATGGAGTTATCATGAGCACACCCCTACTCATAGGCGGCATCCTCTAATCGCGTGGAGGCGTACTTTCTATAAGACTAGCTGAGTATAGCCGAAACGTGGTTAAGTCTCAACTCACAGCCTTCCGAGGTTATCTTTCTTTAAACCTCTCAATGATTGATTTGACCGTCAACTTCACCGCCTCATAGCTATTATAGTGAGGTCTCCATCCTAACGCTTCAAGCCTCCTAGTGTCCAAAAGCATATTTTTGACATCTCCTTTCCACCCTCTTCCACCATCAACCCCCCAGTGCATCGAAGTTTTACATTCTTAAGCTTCCTTTCTTCTATGACTATCTCAGCTATGGTTCTCACATCGATCTGATCTCTCGAGCCTACGTTAAAGATCTCAACTTGGCTTT
This window harbors:
- a CDS encoding glycosyltransferase family 4 protein produces the protein MSRGVLMITPFCKPNIGGAETYLDSLCNYLSSRSYRIFVVSYQPLTTRVKGKRLERKDYIEIHRVPWIGGNLFPKLMPYPILEFLYLTPALLIYSFFFMLTHSKDVDVIHAHGLNAALIGKLLKKLFSKRCVFSLHAIYELDRRPILARMVRWISTSLDTIFALAERSKEDLEAGGLPKGKIKIAPQWVNLDVFKQLDRSVCRRELGLEGKFVVLFVGRLIEPKGVTLLLEIASKIEAEDIVFLFVGDGPLATKVKMEASVKKNILFAGKVSEDKLVEYYNAADVFVLLSQYEEGFARVVLETLACGTPIIASNRGCLPEMVDSSVGILINPTIDEARNTILLLYKNPDYLNKLRENCRRYSEEHFTDRNAKIIEEAYSDQ
- a CDS encoding nucleotidyltransferase family protein; the encoded protein is MVKNKLLRRYYLATGDERFKKICEIHEVKRNILLKTLSEILKEFKDEEVNCVVIKQHQDFLDDIDILVANGGEKEIRRSVEILRRLNFHISETNDNKIMLSRKDGDIESKIHLHREIEWNGFIFHDRLQIWKNRMEEKVDGVSAYVPSPADQIIVLLAHALFENCEITLNDSLTVREILSSFDVDARYIIGNIKRWNWYHEFLVLKDLIGLSISNSKFKIHGIQDPSEYPLCIPIIV